A window of the Cicer arietinum cultivar CDC Frontier isolate Library 1 chromosome 6, Cicar.CDCFrontier_v2.0, whole genome shotgun sequence genome harbors these coding sequences:
- the LOC113787060 gene encoding mitochondrial import inner membrane translocase subunit TIM23-2-like isoform X1, which produces MAHNDSNSDPNPQARFYNPYKDLDIPIQNLYKLSTSPEFLFDEEARRKRSSWGENLTFYTGCGYLGGSIAGVGLVDDIKAFESSDTAKLQMTTSCTLLLRFYLTANGS; this is translated from the exons ATGGCGCATAACGACTCAAACTCCGATCCCAATCCCCAAGCCCGATTCTACAACCCATACAAAGACCTCGATATTCCTATTCAAAATCTCTACAAACTCTCAACCTCACCGGAGTTTCTCTTCGACGAAGAAGCTCGCCGTAAACGCAGTTCATGGGGAGAAAATCTCACATTCTACACCGGTTGCGGTTACCTCGGTGGTTCAATCGCCGGTGTCGGACTCGTCGACGACATTAAAGCCTTCGAGTCCAGCGACACCGCGAAGCTTCAGATGACTACCTCATGTACATTGCTGCTACGTTTTTATCTAACA GCTAATGGATCTTGA
- the LOC113787060 gene encoding mitochondrial import inner membrane translocase subunit TIM23-2-like isoform X3 — protein MAHNDSNSDPNPQARFYNPYKDLDIPIQNLYKLSTSPEFLFDEEARRKRSSWGENLTFYTGCGYLGGSIAGVGLVDDIKAFESSDTAKLQMTTSC, from the exons ATGGCGCATAACGACTCAAACTCCGATCCCAATCCCCAAGCCCGATTCTACAACCCATACAAAGACCTCGATATTCCTATTCAAAATCTCTACAAACTCTCAACCTCACCGGAGTTTCTCTTCGACGAAGAAGCTCGCCGTAAACGCAGTTCATGGGGAGAAAATCTCACATTCTACACCGGTTGCGGTTACCTCGGTGGTTCAATCGCCGGTGTCGGACTCGTCGACGACATTAAAGCCTTCGAGTCCAGCGACACCGCGAAGCTTCAGATGACTACCTCAT GCTAA
- the LOC113787060 gene encoding uncharacterized protein isoform X2, with protein MQCSFSLLLMDLEEHSRTEESDFELLKKALTIDNQKDNKQMANDSEETKLMTRNKWSTIVYRRGQKQLTRLFLKEAEHALQLSMIEEMSVQVRFS; from the exons ATGCAATGCTCATTCTCGTTACT GCTAATGGATCTTGAAGAGCATTCTAGAACAGAGGAAAGTGACTTTGAATTGCTCAAGAAGGCTCTTACCATTGATAACCAGAAAGATAACAAACA AATGGCAAATGATTCAGAGGAAACAAAGTTGATGACTAGAAACAAATGGTCTACTATAGTATATAGGCGAGGTCAGAAGCAGCTAACTCGATTATTCTTGAAAGAAGCAGAACATGCTCTGCAGTTATCAATGATTGAAGAGATGAGTGTTCAAGTTAGATTTAGTTAA
- the LOC101497541 gene encoding WRKY transcription factor 28 isoform X2 — MSDEPKQANYQNFMVDHNINYHQGNMYCEKQFSSFPNLASSAYDSSQPTFDPSYMSFSECLQGGSMDHYNSSSLGNCFGVVSPSSSEVFSCVEGNTTNKKASVATDQTLGATLNSCISSSSSEAGGGAASEEDSGKRKHVIKEEGQESSKNEKKDKKKLGEKKKEKEPRFAFMTKSEVDQLEDGYRWRKYGQKAVKNSPYPRSYYRCTTQKCTVKKRVERSFEDPTTVITTYEGQHNHPVPTSLRGNAAAAIMFTPSSLLSTPSSNSNFSQDLLLHMHSHHNTFNITSQPSPHSNSNSSHNNSLLHHYQHHRDYGLLQDIVPSMFLNRTNHS, encoded by the exons ATGTCTGATGAACCTAAACAAGCTAACTACCAAAACTTTATGGTagatcataatattaattaccaTCAAGGTAACATGTATTGTGAAAAACAATTTTCCAGCTTTCCTAATTTAGCTTCATCAGCATATGATTCATCACAACCTACTTTTGATCCTTCCTATATGAGTTTTAGTGAATGTTTACAAGGTGGATCAATGGATCATTACAATTCATCATCACTTGGAAATTGTTTTGGAGTAGTATCTCCTTCTTCATCAGAAGTTTTTTCATGTGTTGAAGGAAATACTACTAATAAAAAAGCATCTGTTGCAACGGATCAAACCCTCGGTGCTACACTTAACTCATGTATCTCTTCCTCATCTTCTGAAGCTGGCGGAGGAGCAGCTTCAGAAGAAGATTCAGGAAAGAGAAAACATGTTATTAAAGAAGAAGGACAAGAAAGCTCTAAAAATGA GAAGAAGGATAAGAAGAAATTAggagagaagaagaaagagaaagaacCAAGATTTGCTTTCATGACAAAGAGTGAAGTTGATCAACTTGAAGATGGATACAGATGGAGAAAATATGGACAAAAAGCTGTTAAGAATAGTCCATACCCTAG GAGCTATTACAGGTGTACAACACAGAAGTGTACAGTGAAGAAACGCGTAGAGAGATCTTTTGAAGACCCAACAACTGTCATAACAACATATGAAGGTCAACATAATCATCCTGTCCCTACATCTCTTAGAGGCAATGCTGCAGCTGCTATCATGTTCACACCCTCCTCTTTGCTATCTACACCTTCTTCTAATTCAAACTTCTCTCAAGATCTCCTTCTTCACATGCATTCTCATCACAACACCTTCAATATCACTTCTCAACCATCACCTCATTCTAATTCTAATTCTTCACACAACAACTCTCTTCTTCATCATTATCAACATCATCGTGACTATGGCCTCCTTCAAGACATTGTCCCTTCTATGTTCCTCAATAGGACCAACCACAGCTGA
- the LOC101497541 gene encoding WRKY transcription factor 28 isoform X1 → MSDEPKQANYQNFMVDHNINYHQGNMYCEKQFSSFPNLASSAYDSSQPTFDPSYMSFSECLQGGSMDHYNSSSLGNCFGVVSPSSSEVFSCVEGNTTNKKASVATDQTLGATLNSCISSSSSEAGGGAASEEDSGKRKHVIKEEGQESSKNEKKDKKKLGEKKKEKEPRFAFMTKSEVDQLEDGYRWRKYGQKAVKNSPYPSLNGMGNCRSYYRCTTQKCTVKKRVERSFEDPTTVITTYEGQHNHPVPTSLRGNAAAAIMFTPSSLLSTPSSNSNFSQDLLLHMHSHHNTFNITSQPSPHSNSNSSHNNSLLHHYQHHRDYGLLQDIVPSMFLNRTNHS, encoded by the exons ATGTCTGATGAACCTAAACAAGCTAACTACCAAAACTTTATGGTagatcataatattaattaccaTCAAGGTAACATGTATTGTGAAAAACAATTTTCCAGCTTTCCTAATTTAGCTTCATCAGCATATGATTCATCACAACCTACTTTTGATCCTTCCTATATGAGTTTTAGTGAATGTTTACAAGGTGGATCAATGGATCATTACAATTCATCATCACTTGGAAATTGTTTTGGAGTAGTATCTCCTTCTTCATCAGAAGTTTTTTCATGTGTTGAAGGAAATACTACTAATAAAAAAGCATCTGTTGCAACGGATCAAACCCTCGGTGCTACACTTAACTCATGTATCTCTTCCTCATCTTCTGAAGCTGGCGGAGGAGCAGCTTCAGAAGAAGATTCAGGAAAGAGAAAACATGTTATTAAAGAAGAAGGACAAGAAAGCTCTAAAAATGA GAAGAAGGATAAGAAGAAATTAggagagaagaagaaagagaaagaacCAAGATTTGCTTTCATGACAAAGAGTGAAGTTGATCAACTTGAAGATGGATACAGATGGAGAAAATATGGACAAAAAGCTGTTAAGAATAGTCCATACCCTAG ttTGAATGGAATGGGAAATTGTAGGAGCTATTACAGGTGTACAACACAGAAGTGTACAGTGAAGAAACGCGTAGAGAGATCTTTTGAAGACCCAACAACTGTCATAACAACATATGAAGGTCAACATAATCATCCTGTCCCTACATCTCTTAGAGGCAATGCTGCAGCTGCTATCATGTTCACACCCTCCTCTTTGCTATCTACACCTTCTTCTAATTCAAACTTCTCTCAAGATCTCCTTCTTCACATGCATTCTCATCACAACACCTTCAATATCACTTCTCAACCATCACCTCATTCTAATTCTAATTCTTCACACAACAACTCTCTTCTTCATCATTATCAACATCATCGTGACTATGGCCTCCTTCAAGACATTGTCCCTTCTATGTTCCTCAATAGGACCAACCACAGCTGA